A genomic region of Bactrocera dorsalis isolate Fly_Bdor chromosome 3, ASM2337382v1, whole genome shotgun sequence contains the following coding sequences:
- the LOC105229711 gene encoding protocadherin-like wing polarity protein stan isoform X2 — translation MLVVTASQQKSWPSSCIGNADSCCSNEVVEGSEADDNNHGSSCCCTQECCCKVSSSGGDSSRVGGAYSKSHVPRAIAASWLHTYLLLFLLATTQLLHAAHGYLIIVHEDVPAGTVVFNASVYKLGSERHYKINAHKSAHFVHHLVAVNHKDGQIQLRKQLKCDGIYYPNLFTFYVDSTSNRLRSIDYYSLPVRIFVTGRDCNEDRRIEEEMHSRHYEEEETGYSKRRRRYIDTIAQPDLRYFGAYLAHTSNSVELTPSSTDVDMLNHNNSRREFRDGDLIFGDNFDNEMRHRILSRKRRAKEPLQLEPSLHRRISDAKQWISETYASYAIHTTDKWNQICLRRSQFINNLNAFLPKSICQYCKVNFLDVNDERFAIEHQNHDLVASRDVCIRESIWKVSITFNIRCNRNEIVDSDHRLKIVYHYQEFNDTDIAKRVRRELRNQSPYFEQALYVASVLEEQPAGSAVTTVRARDPEDSPVVYSMVSLLDSRSQSLFKVDSRTGVVTTSASLDRELMDVHYFRVVATDDSFPPRSGTTTLQVNVLDCNDHSPTFEAEQFEASIREGATVGSTVITLRATDQDIGKNAEIEYGIESVTDGTGTLQDQELPIFRIDARSGVISTRSTLDRETSDSYNLIVTASDMASAQSERKTATATVIVKILDDNDNYPQFSERTYTVQVPEDQWGDDNVVAHIRATDADQGNNAAIRYAIIGGNTQSQFSIDSMSGDVSLVKPLDYESVRSYRLVIRAQDGGSPSRSNTTQLLVNVIDTNDNAPRFYTSQFQESVLENVPVGYNIIRVQAYDADEGANAEIAYSISERDDNFPLAVDSRTGWVQTIKPLDREEQSRYTFQVVAKDGGVPPKSASSTVVITVQDVNDNDPTFNPKYYEANVGEDQPPGTPVVTVTATDPDEDSRLHYELTSGNTRGRFAITSQNGRGLITIAQSLDYKQEKRFVLTVTATDSGGRSDTATVNINITDANNFAPIFENAPYSASVFEDAPIGTTVLVVSATDSDVGINAQITYSLNEESINGLGSPDPFSINPQTGAIVTNALLDRETTSGYLLTVTAKDGGNPSLSDTTDVEISVTDVNDNPPVFKNPLYQASILEDALVGTSVIQVSATDPDIGLNGRIKYLLSDRDVEDGSFVIDPTSGTIRTNKGLDRESVATYHLTAIAVDKGSPPLSSTVEVQIRLEDVNDSPPTFPSDKITLYVPENSPVGSVVGEIHAHDPDEGVNAVVHYSIIGGDDSNSFSLVTRPGSERAQLLTMTELDYESNRKRFELVIRAASPPLRNDAHVEILVTDVNDNAPVLRDFQVIFNNFRDHFPSGEIGRIPASDADVTDKLTYRILSGNNANLLRLNTTSGGLILSPQLNTNVPKFATMEVSVSDGINEAKAIMQLSVRLITEDMLFNSVTVRLNEMTEEAFLSPLLNFFLDGLAAIIPCPKENIFVFSIQDDTDVTTRILNVSFSAKRPDVSHEEFYTPQYLQERVYLNRAILARLATVEVLPFDDNLCVREPCLNFEECLTVLKFGNASEFIHSDTVLFRPIYPVNTFACSCPEGFTGSKEHYLCDTEVDLCYSDPCRNGGTCVRREGGYTCICSPKHTGVNCETDISTLKPCMSDACDGGYSCMNSFLSSQPPPYTATCELRSRSFSKNSFLTFESLKQRHRFNLKLRFATVHENGLLLYNGRYNELHDFIALEILEGHVSFSYSLGDNKQSVSVVQQAKVSDGEWHDVEVIYLNRTVTLVLDKCDTAIALAGNLGDRWSCANQTTLKLDKRCALLTETCHRFLDLTGPLQLGGLPRIPAHFPVENQDFIGCISDLRIDERYIDLNSYVADNGTISGCPQKAPLCSSEPCFNGGVCREGWNTYTCECPEGYAGNACQETIPAPWRFSGDGSLSFNPLLRPIQLPWVTSLSMRTLQMDAFLLQIQIGQNSSAVLCLKNGILYYIYDNEPMYLAGAYLSDGNWHRIEVKWLGSEVQFSVDYGQRTGVVPMSQKVQGLYVGKIVIGSADGSIGAVGDMLPFEGCIQNVRIGASQSVLSRPTIRENVEDGCLSRAECPESCPPHSTCTTTWDQSQCDCLPGYVGPDCLPICTVKPCTAGVCRANISEPRGYKCECNSSLQHGEYCEKTVQQPCPGGWWGEKVCGPCKCNLKQGYHPDCNKTTGQCYCKTNHYQPPNETACIPCDCYSIGSFSSACNRLTGQCECREGVIGRRCDSCSNPYAEVTLNGCEVVYDACPRSFAAGIWWPRTPLGSTTIENCPSPARGKGQRTCDGMSGGWNQPDMFNCTSDPFVELRKQLSQLEKLELELNSFVAIKMVENLQLACETVDRSSAVKKKLVKDSRRYKMESSFLINEGNNMWSNELEMDYLSDELKFTHDRLYGADLLVTEGILQELINYELMQNGLNLTHSQDKYFIKNLVDAASVILDRKYAAEWKRATELIQRGPDDLVDAFNKYMVVLSSSQHDTYTNPFEIVQRNMIFALDIITTESLFGYEPEQLSEYHKTKLNLKPNAYTTESVILPDTSGFLQHSSKQKPVITFPKYNNYIQDKTKFDKYTKVLVPLDMLGITPPGSNEVTQNANDYRAIISYAQYKDVGQLLPDMYDETITRRWGVDIEVASPILSLAILVPSSDTEEKRIEIPYRKISSQKTDSNEQQFIEVFDVPKTSSSGSEEHMIENIRITAHEIMPPATSNSQEASAEVSSNEAVEVSDGGEEPHISVRFDDENIEFHGDTGEEVVDSPEVGSTHFDVDSSEQQKGENEAIYRNRRLVKRQVEVIYPSEQQQTQQNVIYRSLGSPHLSQPIKLQMWLDVEPARFGPRSNPQCVRWNSFTSQWTRLGCQTEVPDFDELPLDGQPIIVNCTCTHVSNYAVIVDIIDPEDIPEPSLLVQITSYSAFMVSLPVLLSVLIALALLRGQQTNSNTIHQNIVLCVFCAELLFFVGMQSRRNLLENEFPCKLIAICLHYFWLAAFAWTTVDCVHLYRMLTEMRDINHGPMGFYFAMGYGAPAIVVGLSVGVRAHEYGNSLFCWLSVYEPVVWWLVGPIAGMSVVNLLILFVSVKAAFTLKDHVLGFGNLRTLLWLSVVSLPLMGVMWVLAVLAASENSQMLSILLSGVVVLHSIFCLIGYCIINKRVRENLQRTFLRCMGRKVPLLDSSLVVSNSSHNVNGATRPNNFLAGSYDTARRNVGISVSSTTSRSTAKTSSSPYSDGQLRQTSTSTSNYNSASDAPSFLRGFDSSTGGGGGGGRREEKSRRHRKDSDSGSETDGRSLELASSHSSDDDESRTARSSGTHRSTGVSATPSYLPNITEHVQATTPPELNVVQSPQLFPSVNKPVYAPRWSSQLPDAYLQSPPNVGRWSQETASDNEHVHGQKVTISPNPLPNPDLTDTSYLQQHHNKINMPPSILENLQNVRNDNGYDTLEHENLYRRKEYQDSYGQFDTLPVAGNYKPPSHYGSEKDYNGSANGSTSGGGGGGGNGGTQIVNHMRSFHPDAAYLSDSIYDKQRTLGYMGPKAESPYMSKERIAPDIYGSRENHYSLKKPHMYVGTADSMHSVHSLLKNDYQAQQQRQHHLQQQQQLQHQHQQPTVADYHSDRMSEGSDKNGYHFPYTAEEDHIPAARKLSHQHNPSPSLHSSHQMLNGHGHAHAVNDMNNPGMLGRHTLNSSSRHGSRASSPPSSIVAPMQPLAPLTSITDTEWSWERLKKI, via the exons ATGTTAGTTGTAACAGCGAGCCAGCAGAAGAGTTGGCCCAGCAGTTGTATAGGTAACGCTGATAGTTGTTGTAGTAATGAAGTTGTGGAGGGTAGCGAAGCAGATGACAACAACCATggcagtagttgttgttgtacacaaGAATGTTGCTGTAAAGTGAGTAGCAGTGGGGGCGATAGCAGTAGGGTCGGTGGTGCGTACAGCAAAAGTCACGTGCCACGCGCCATTGCTGCTTCCTGGCTACACACATATCTGCTGCTCTTCCTGCTCGCCACCACACAGCTGTTGCACGCGGCGCACGGCTATTTGATAATCGTGCACGAGGACGTGCCGGCTGGTACGGTGGTCTTCAACGCGTCGGTCTACAAACTCGGCTCCGAGCGGCATTACAAAATTAACGCACACAAATCGGCGCATTTCGTACATCACCTGGTCGCCGTCAACCACAAAGATGGCCAGATACAATTACGCAAGCAATTGAAATGCGATGGCATCTATTATCCGAATCTGTTCACCTTCTATGTGGACTCGACGTCGAATCGGCTGCGTAGCATAGACTACTACAGCCTGCCGGTGCGTATTTTTGTGACGGGACGTGACTGCAACGAGGATCGACGCATAGAGGAGGAGATGCATAGCCGGCACTATGAGGAGGAGGAGACGGGTTATTCGAAGCGACGCAGACGTTATATCGACACCATTGCACAACCCGATCTGCGCTACTTCGGCGCTTACTTGGCGCATACGAGTAACAGCGTCGAGCTGACGCCGAGCAGCACGGACGTGGATATGCTCAATCATAATAACAGTCGGCGTGAGTTCCGCGATGGCGACTTGATATTCGGCGATAATTTCGATAATGAGATGCGTCATCGTATACTCAGTCGTAAGCGACGCGCGAAGGAACCGTTGCAGTTGGAGCCGTCGCTGCATCGACGCATCTCGGATGCGAAGCAGTGGATTTCGGAGACGTATGCCTCCTATGCCATACACACAACGGATAAATGGAATCAAATCTGCTTGCGGCGTTCGCAGTTTATTAACAATCTCAACGCTTTTCTGCCGAAATCGATTTGCCAGTATTGCAAGGTGAACTTTTTGGATGTGAATGATGAGCGTTTTGCGATCGAACATCAGAATCACGATTTGGTGGCCAGCCGTGATGTCTGCATACGCGAATCTATATGGAAGGTTAGCATCACCTTCAATATACGTTGCAATCGCAATGAGATCGTAGACTCGGATCATCGGCTGAAGATCGTCTATCACTATCAGGAGTTCAATGACACCGACATAGCGAAACGCGTGCGTCGTGAGCTGCGTAATCAGTCGCCGTACTTCGAACAGGCGCTCTATGTCGCCTCTGTGTTGGAAGAGCAGCCGGCCGGTTCAGCTGTGACAACAGTGCGTGCGCGCGATCCCGAAGACTCACCGGTAGTATATTCCATGGTTTCGTTGTTGGACTCGCGTTCGCAGTCGCTCTTCAAAGTGGATTCGCGCACCGGTGTTGTCACAACGTCGGCAAGTTTGGATCGTGAGCTTATGGATGTGCACTATTTTCGTGTAGTTGCTACAGACGATAGTTTTCCGCCGCGTTCGGGCACCACAACGTTGCAAGTGAATGTGCTGGATTGTAATGATCATAGTCCCACCTTCGAAGCTGAGCAATTCGAGGCCAGTATACGCGAAGGCGCCACAGTAGGTTCGACGGTGATCACTTTACGCGCCACAGATCAGGATATAGGAAAGAATGCAGAGATTGAATATGGCATTGAGAGTGTAACTG ATGGCACTGGCACATTGCAAGATCAAGAGCTACCTATTTTTCGCATTGACGCCCGCTCGGGTGTGATATCGACACGTAGTACGTTGGATCGCGAAACTTCAGACAGTTACAATCTCATTGTGACCGCCTCGGATATGGCTTCGGCGCAGAGTGAGCGCAAAACCGCTACCGCAACAGTGATCGTGAAAATATTGGACGACAACGACAACTATCCGCAATTCAGTGAACGCACCTACACAGTGCAAGTGCCTGAAGATCAGTGGGGCGATGATAATGTGGTGGCGCACATACGTGCAACCGACGCCGATCAGGGCAACAATGCGGCAATACGTTATGCGATCATTGGCGGCAATACGCAATCACAATTCTCGATCGATTCGATGAGTGGCGATGTGAGTCTCGTCAAACCGTTGGACTATGAGAGCGTGCGCAGCTATCGATTGGTTATACGCGCACAGGATGGTGGTAGTCCATCGCGCAGTAACACCACACAGCTGTTGGTGAATGTGATCGATACTAACGATAATGCGCCGCGTTTCTATACCTCACAATTTCAGGAGTCTGTGCTGGAGAATGTGCCGGTGGGTTACAACATAATTCGCGTACAGGCTTATGATGCAGATGAGGGTGCCAATGCCGAGATCGCGTATAGTATATCAGAACGTGATGATAACTTTCCGCTGGCTGTCGACTCACGCACCGGTTGGGTGCAAACGATCAAGCCATTAGATCGTGAGGAGCAAAGTCGTTACACATTCCAAGTTGTTGCTAAAGACGGCGGTGTGCCGCCGAAGTCTGCAAGCTCCACAGTGGTAATAACAGTGCAGGATGTGAACGATAATGATCCCACATTCAATCCGAAATATTATGAGGCAAATGTGGGTGAGGATCAGCCGCCGGGGACGCCTGTGGTTACAGTCACCGCCACCGATCCGGATGAGGACTCACGTCTGCATTATGAACTTACTTCTGGCAATACGCGTGGTCGTTTCGCGATTACTTCACAAAATGGACGCGGTCTCATTACTATTGCACAATCCTTGGACTACAAACAGGAGAAGCGTTTTGTGCTAACTGTAACAGCTACAGATTCGGGTGGTCGCTCCGATACCGCTACTGTGAATATTAATATTACCGACGCTAATAATTTCGCGCCCATTTTTGAGAATGCCCCTTACAGCGCTTCAGTTTTCGAGGATGCGCCCATAGGCACCACCGTCTTGGTTGTCTCGGCTACCGACAGCGATGTTGGCATCAATGCACAGATCACGTACTCGTTGAATGAGGAAAGCATAAATGGACTAGGCAGTCCAGATCCCTTCTCGATCAATCCACAAACTGGCGCAATTGTGACAAATGCGCTTTTGGATCGCGAAACTACCAGCGGTTATTTGCTTACCGTCACCGCCAAGGATGGTGGCAATCCATCACTTAGTGATACTACAGATGTGGAGATAAGCGTGACAGATGTGAATGATAATCCGCCCGTCTTCAAGAATCCACTATATCAAGCATCCATACTGGAGGATGCGCTTGTCGGCACCTCGGTCATTCAAGTATCTGCTACTGATCCAGATATTGGTTTGAATGGTCGCATAAAGTATTTGCTAAGCGATCGCGATGTCGAGGACGGTTCGTTTGTTATCGATCCCACATCGGGTACAATACGCACCAACAAGGGTTTGGATCGTGAGAGTGTAGCCACTTATCATCTCACTGCTATTGCTGTAGACAAAGGTTCACCGCCGCTATCGAGCACTGTAGAAGTTCAAATACGTTTGGAAGATGTTAATGATTCACCACCGACGTTTCCTTCGGACAAAATTACGCTTTATGTGCCGGAGAACTCTCCTGTTGGTTCGGTGGTTGGTGAAATACACGCCCACGATCCGGATGAGGGTGTCAATGCAGTGGTGCACTACTCTATTATTGGAGGCGACGACTCGAACTCATTTTCTTTGGTCACACGGCCAGGATCAGAGCGCGCACAGTTGTTGACCATGACTGAGCTCGACTATGAATCCAATCGCAAACGTTTTGAGTTGGTTATACGCGCCGCCAGTCCACCGTTGCGTAACGATGCGCATGTGGAGATATTGGTTACCGATGTCAACGACAATGCACCAGTACTACGCGACTTCCAGGTGATCTTCAATAATTTTCGCGATCACTTCCCTAGTGGTGAAATCGGCAGAATACCTGCATCGGACGCTGACGTGACCGACAAACTAACCTATCGCATACTCTCTGGCAACAACGCTAACCTTTTGCGTTTAAATACCACCTCAGGCGGTTTAATCTTGAGCCCACAGCTGAATACGAATGTGCCGAAGTTTGCAACTATGGAGGTCTCCGTCTCGGATGGCATCAATGAAGCCAAGGCAATTATGCAGCTCTCTGTGCGTTTGATCACCGAAGACATGCTATTCAATTCCGTTACAGTACGCCTTAATGAAATGACGGAAGAGGCTTTTCTATCGccgcttttaaacttttttctcgaTGGTCTGGCTGCTATTATTCCATGtccaaaggaaaatattttcgttttctcCATACAAGATGATACCGATGTGACAACTCGCATACTGAATGTGAGTTTTTCCGCAAAGCGTCCCGATGTCTCACACGAGGAGTTTTACACACCACAATATCTACAAGAACGCGTCTATCTGAATCGCGCTATATTGGCACGTCTCGCCACAGTTGAAGTGCTGCCGTTCGATGACAATCTGTGCGTGCGCGAACCGTGTCTCAACTTCGAAGAGTGCCTTACAGTGCTGAAGTTCGGTAATGCCTCAGAGTTCATACACAGCGACACAGTGCTCTTCCGTCCCATTTATCCGGTGAATACCTTTGCATGCTCATGTCCCGAGGGCTTCACTGGCAGCAAAGAGCACTATCTCTGCGATACGGAAGTGGATCTTTGCTACTCTGACCCCTGTCGAAATGGCGGCACATGTGTGCGACGTGAAGGCGGCTACACTTGCATTTGTTCGCCAAAGCATACTGGAGTTAACTGTGAAACGGATATCTCGACGCTGAAGCCTTGCATGTCCGACGCCTGCGATGGTGGTTATTCCTGCATGAACTCATTCTTGAGCTCACAGCCACCACCTTACACGGCAACATGTGAACTCCGCTCACGTTCGTTCTCTAAGAACTCCTTCCTCACGTTCGAAAGTCTTAAACAGCGACACCGCTTCAATCTTAAGTTACGATTTGCAACTGTGCATGAAAATGGCTTGCTGCTTTACAATGGACGGTACAATGAATTGCACGACTTCATCGCGCTTGAAATACTTGAGGGTCATGTAAGCTTTTCATACTCATTGGGCGACAACAAGCAGAGCGTGTCAGTCGTACAACAGGCGAAGGTGTCGGATGGCGAATGGCATGATGTGGAGGTGATATACCTCAACCGGACTGTGACACTCGTGCTCGATAAATGTGATACGGCGATAGCTTTGGCTGGCAACCTAGGCGATCGTTGGAGTTGTGCCAATCAGACGACACTCAAACTAGACAAACGTTGTGCGCTACTCACCGAAACCTGTCACCGTTTCTTGGATTTGACTGGTCCACTACAACTTGGTGGTCTGCCGCGTATACCCGCACACTTTCCGGTGGAGAATCAGGATTTCATTGGTTGCATTTCGGATTTACGCATTGATGAACGTTACATAGACCTGAACTCGTATGTTGCAGATAATGGCACCATCTCTGGCTGTCCACAGAAGGCACCACTCTGCTCTTCGGAGCCATGCTTCAACGGCGGTGTTTGTCGTGAAGGTTGGAATACCTATACCTGCGAGTGCCCGGAGGGTTATGCTGGTAATGCATGTCAAGAGACTATACCAGCACCTTGGCGTTTCTCCGGAGATGGCAGTCTCAGTTTTAATCCACTATTGAGACCGATACAATTACCATGGGTCACGTCACTCTCTATGCGTACTTTGCAGATGGATGCGTTTTTGCTGCAAATCCAAATCGGGCAGAATAGTTCGGCAGTACTTTGCTTGAAAAATGGCATACTCTACTATATCTACGACAATGAACCGATGTACTTGGCTGGTGCTTATCTTTCTGATGGCAACTGGCATCGCATTGAAGTAAAATGGCTTGGATCCGAGGTACAATTTTCTGTAGATTACGGTCAACGCACAGGCGTCGTGCCAATGTCACAAAAGGTGCAGGGCCTTTATGTTGGCAAGATTGTGATCGGTAGCGCGGACGGTTCGATAGGTGCGGTTGGTGATATGTTGCCCTTCGAAGGTTGCATACAAAATGTGCGCATTGGCGCCTCGCAGTCCGTGTTATCGCGTCCTACTATACGTGAGAATGTCGAAGACGGCTGTTTGTCGCGTGCCGAATGCCCTGAAAGTTGTCCACCACACTCTACTTGCACAACGACTTGGGATCAATCGCAGTGTGATTGCTTGCCCGGCTACGTAGGACCCGACTGCCTGCCCATCTGCACCGTTAAACCTTGCACAGCGGGGGTGTGCCGCGCGAATATCAGCGAACCACGCGGTTATAAGTGTGAATGCAATAGCTCCTTGCAACATGGCGAATATTGTGAGAAGACCGTGCAGCAGCCGTGTCCTGGCGGTTGGTGGGGTGAAAAGGTTTGTGGACCATGTAAATGTAACTTGAAACAAGGCTACCATCCAGACTGCAATAAGACCACCGGTCAGTGTTATTGCAAAACGAATCACTACCAACCGCCAAATGAGACTGCATGCATACCCTGTGATTGCTACTCAATTGGCTCCTTCAGCAGTGCATGCAATCGACTGACTGGACAATGTGAATGCCGTGAAGGTGTTATTGGACGACGCTGTGACTCTTGCTCCAACCCATATGCTGAGGTAACACTTAATGGCTGTGAGGTGGTCTATGACGCTTGTCCACGTTCATTCGCGGCTGGCATCTGGTGGCCACGTACACCGCTTGGCAGCACAACTATAGAGAATTGTCCCTCGCCGGCTAGAGGTAAAGGTCAACGCACATGTGATGGCATGTCAGGTGGCTGGAACCAGCCGGATATGTTCAACTGCACATCCGATCCATTTGTTGAACTACGTAAACAGCTTTCGCAACTGGAGAAGCTGGAGCTAGAGCTGAACTCATTCGTTGCCATCAAAATGGTGGAGAACTTGCAGTTGGCCTGTGAAACTGTCGATCGCTCGAGCGCGGTTAAGAAGAAGTTGGTGAAGGATAGTCGTCGGTACAAAATGGAATCCTCCTTCTTGATAAACGAAGGCAACAATATGTGGTCAAATGAGCTGGAGATGGACTATCTATCAGACGAGCTTAAATTTACACATGATCGTCTTTACGGCGCTGATCTGCTGGTTACCGAAGGCATACTGCAGGAGCTAATTAACTACGAACTAATGCAAAACGGTTTGAACCTGACGCATAGTCAAGATAAGTACTTCATTAAGAATCTGGTAGATGCCGCAAGCGTTATTTTGGATCGTAAGTATGCCGCAGAGTGGAAACGTGCTACGGAATTGATACAGCGTGGACCCGATGATCTCGTGGACGCGTTCAACAAGTACATGGTAGTCTTATCTAGTTCGCAGCATGATACATACACGAATCCATTCGAGATTGTGCAACGGAATATGATATTCGCTTTGGATATTATCACTACCGAATCACTTTTTGGCTACGAACCCGAACAGCTCAGCGAATACCACAAAACTAAGCTGAATCTCAAACCGAATGCATACACCACGGAAAGTGTGATACTACCAGACACCAGTGGTTTCCTGCAGCATTCATCGAAGCAGAAACCCGTCATTACATTCCCCAAATACAATAATTACATACAAGATAAAACGAAGTTCGATAAGTATACGAAAGTTTTGGTGCCACTGGACATGTTGGGCATCACGCCACCCGGCAGCAATGAAGTAACTCAGAACGCCAACGACTATCGCGCCATTATCTCATATGCACAGTACAAAGATGTAGGGCAACTTTTACCCGATATGTACGATGAGACGATCACACGACGTTGGGGTGTCGATATTGAAGTCGCTTCACCTATACTCTCACTAGCCATTTTAGTGCCATCCAGCGACACCGAGGAGAAACGTATAGAGATACCTTACCGTAAAATTTCCTCACAAAAAACCGACTCCAATGAACAACAATTTATCGAGGTATTCGACGTGCCTAAGACGAGCAGTAGTGGCAGCGAGGAGCATATGATTGAGAATATACGCATTACGGCGCATGAAATCATGCCCCCGGCGACAAGCAACTCACAGGAAGCATCCGCCGAAGTGTCAAGCAACGAAGCGGTGGAAGTAAGCGATGGCGGTGAGGAACCACACATTAGTGTACGCTTCGACGATGAGAATATCGAGTTCCATGGTGATACTGGTGAAGAGGTAGTGGATTCACCAGAAGTAGGGAGCACACACTTTGATGTAGATTCCAGTGAACAGCAAAAGGGTGAGAATGAAGCCATCTACCGTAATCGCAGACTCGTCAAGCGTCAAGTGGAAGTTATCTACCCATCCGAACAGCAACAAACGCAACAAAATGTGATCTATCGTTCTCTGGGCTCACCACATCTGTCGCAACCCATAAAATTGCAAATGTGGCTAGATGTGGAGCCAGCGCGTTTCGGACCACGCTCCAATCCACAGTGCGTGCGTTGGAACTCATTCACCAGCCAATGGACACGTCTCGGCTGCCAAACCGAAGTACCCGACTTCGATGAGTTGCCACTGGATGGTCAACCGATTATTGTGAACTGTACCTGTACACACGTCTCCAACTATGCGGTGATTGTGGATATTATCGATCCCGAAGATATACCTGAGCCTTCATTATTGGTACAAATTACTTCGTATTCAGCATTTATGGTCTCACTGCCGGTGCTGCTGAGCGTGCTCATCGCTTTGGCGCTGCTGCGGGGTCAGCAAACCAATTCCAACACCATACATCAGAATATAGTGCTGTGTGTATTCTGCGCCGAGCTATTATTCTTCGTAGGCATGCAGTCACGTCGCAATCTGCTCGAAAATGAATTCCCCTGCAAGCTTATTGCGATTTGCTTGCATTACTTCTGGCTGGCGGCATTCGCCTGGACTACAGTCGATTGTGTGCATCTGTATCGCATGCTCACCGAGATGCGTGACATCAATCATGGCCCGATGGGCTTCTACTTTGCTATGGGCTATGGTGCACCGGCCATTGTGGTCGGCTTGTCAGTGGGCGTGCGGGCGCATGAATATGGCAATAGTTTGTT CTGTTGGCTCTCTGTTTACGAACCGGTTGTTTGGTGGCTGGTCGGTCCCATTGCGGGCATGTCGGTGGTGAATCTACTCATACTGTTTGTTTCCGTGAAAGCCGCCTTCACGCTCAAAGATCACGTACTCGGTTTTGGCAATCTACGCACGTTGCTTTGGTTATCCGTCGTCTCGTTGCCACTGATGGGCGTCATGTGGGTTTTGGCCGTTTTAGCTGCCTCTGAGAATTCACAAATGTTAAGTATTCTGCTGTCGGGCGTGGTGGTGCTGCATTCCATTTTCTGTCTCATTGGCTACTGCATTATCAACAAAAGGGTGAGAGAAAATCTGCAACGCACTTTCTTGCGGTGTATGGGACGGAAAGTGCCGCTCTTAGACTCTTCACTGGTGGTGAGCAATAGTTCGCATAATGTAAATGGTGCAACGAGACCCAATAACTTCCTAGCGGGCAGCTATGACACAGCGAGAAGAAATGTGGGTATCAGTGTCTCGAGTACGACCTCACGAAGTACGGCTAAAACGAGCTCCAGTCCATACAG CGACGGCCAGCTGCGTCAGACCTCTACGTCTACCTCCAACTATAATTCAGCCAGCGATGCGCCCAGCTTTTTGCGTGGCTTCGACTCATCTACcggcggcggtggtggtggtggacgCAGGGAAGAGAAATCACGTCGTCATCGCAAGGATTCCGACTCCGGCTCCGAAACAGATGGGCGTTCGTTAGAGCTCGCCTCGAGTCATTCAAGTGATGATGATGAATCCCGCACTGCACGCTCATCGGGTACTCATCGCAGTACAGGTGTTAGCGCTACACCTTCTTACCTGCCTAACATTACCGAGCATGTGCAAGCGACAACACCACCTGAGCTGAATGTTGTGCAAAGTCCGCAACTCTTCCCCAGTGTTAATAAGCCTGTGTACGCGCCGCGTTGGTCAAGCCAATTGCCGGATGCCTACTTGCAGTCACCGCCAAATGTGGGCCG